Proteins encoded within one genomic window of Chroicocephalus ridibundus chromosome 7, bChrRid1.1, whole genome shotgun sequence:
- the C1QL2 gene encoding complement C1q-like protein 2, with protein sequence MAVALLVAVPLLLLQAPAESGAHYEMMGTCRMICDPYSGGRPPGPGSTAAVEALQDLGANPPPPFVQGPKGEPGRPGKPGPRGPPGEPGPPGPRGPPGERGDAGKPGLPGLALAGAGGGGSGGGAAAGGEAAGGLSAAFSGPRIAFYVGLKSPHEGYEVLKFDDVVTNLGNHYDPASGKFTCQVRGIYFFTYHILMRGGDGTSMWADLCKNGQVRASAIAQDADQNYDYASNSVVLHLDSGDEVYVKLDGGKAHGGNNNKYSTFSGFLLYPD encoded by the exons ATGGCCGTCGCCCTGCTCGTCGCCgtgcccctgctgctgctgcaggcgcCCGCCGAGAGCGGCGCCCACTACGAGATGATGGGCACCTGCCGCATGATCTGCGACCCGtacagcggcggccgcccgcccggccccggcagcaCCGCCGCCGTGGAGGccctgcaggacctgggcgccaACCCCCCGCCGCCCTTCGTCCAGGGACCCAAGGGGGAACCGGGCCGGCCGGGCAAGCCGGGTCCCCGCGGACCCCCCGGGGAGCCGGGTCCGCCGGGTCCGCGGGGcccgccgggggagcggggcgacgcggggaagccggggctgcccgggctggCGCTggcgggcgcgggcggcggcgggagcggcggcggggcggcggcgggcggcgaggcggcgggcgggctgaGCGCCGCCTTCAGCGGGCCGCGCATCGCCTTCTACGTGGGGCTGAAGAGCCCCCACGAGGGCTACGAGGTCCTCAAGTTCGACGACGTGGTGACCAACCTGGGCAACCACTACGACCCGGCCAGCGGCAAGTTCACCTGCCAGGTGCGCGGCATCTACTTCTTCACCTACCACATCCTCATGCGCGGCGGCGACGGCACCAGCATGTGGGCCGACCTCTGCAAGAACGGGCAG GTGCGGGCCAGTGCCATCGCCCAGGACGCGGACCAGAACTACGACTATGCCAGCAACAGCGTGGTGCTGCACCTGGACTCCGGCGACGAGGTGTACGTCAAGCTGGACGGCGGCAAAGCACACGGAGGCAACAACAATAAGTACAGCACTTTCTCTGGCTTTCTTTTATACCCCGATTAA